A segment of the Pseudoalteromonas piscicida genome:
GTGAATAGATACCTGCACCAATCGACCATTGGTCATTATATTTGTGTGTTGCATAAATAGCAGGAATAATAGCACTTGGCGCGATGCTGTTGTCATTTAACGCTGATGCAGGGATATCATTGCTAGTACCTGTTCCCGTCAGGCTTACGTCCGGTTGAACATACATAGCTGCTACTGATAATTGCGTGCCTGATAGCTTACCCATCAATGCTGGGTTACGTGCAACCACTGACGCATCGTCGGCTGCAGATGCTTCACCCGCATAAGCACGACCAAGGCCAGATACGTTTTGTTCCGCAAGTTGGAAGGCGGCAGCTAGTGCTTGTGATGACGATAAAATCGCACCTGATGCGATAAGACCTAATAATACTTTGTTCATACTCTAATCCCCTGTGAACTAACCATTTCCTGAGTAATGGTTAAAAAAACCAATTCGAGTAACACTGCGTAGCCTCACTTTGACCTTGCTCACCTAGCCAATATCCAGCTATGCCACACACCCACCAAATTGGCAGAATAATAAATTCATGACACCCTACCTAAAAGTGGAGTAGAAATCTCCTTTTTTGCGACTTTTCGTTGATTAAGTGAACATATAACGAACAAATTACGCACTTTATAAACTCATCGGATGAGATGAATTATCAAATGATAATAATTACCAATATCATTGACGTGCCTTCATCCCTTATATACACTCTTCAATCTGAGTATGAGTCATTCTGTGTGCTAATCGTGCCAAGGAGAACAACATGTCGATAGCATTAATCGTTTGCGCATTGGTATTTTGCGGTCTCAGCGTATATTGCCTGTGTAAAGCAAACTACTGTGCCTGTCGTCACGCGGGAGAGTGTGATAACCCGGTCAGTCAGTACTGGCTAGGAGCTATTGTCGCAGCGTTGCTATCACTGCTGCTAAGCTGTGCGGCGTTACATTCTGAAAAGGGAACATTACTGTGGATACTAATGATGGCGAGCTGTATGACTGGCGCAATGCTCTCTGCTAGATGGCAAAATCTCAAAAGACGCTGTAAAAACGCTTTCTTTCCAGTCGCGCAATCCAAACCTTAAATCAATAATTGATCTCTTAGCAGTCGTGAGAGGTTAATTTGATAATCAAGCGGCCTAACACTTGCGATCACTTTGATGTCTGACTCGCTTAAATCCAAATCTTTTGCCGTAACATGGTGGAGATGTTTGGTATTGTAAAACACACGTACAAGAGGCGCGGTTGGTGCGTGCTTATTGCCTTCGAGTACCAATCCTAATCGCTCGTTGGTCAGTTTAACAATAGTCCCTACGGGGTGAACCCCCATACACTTAATAAAACGCTGCACTAAAATAGGATCAAATTGCTTTTTACTCGACAGCAAAAAGCGTAATGCATTAATAGGCTCATCAGCCTCTTTGTGGTGCTGATCTGAGGTTATGGCGTCGTATACATCCACAATCGCCATCATTCTAGCCGCGGTGCTGAGTGCGTCGTCTTTAATCCCTCTGGGATAACCTGTACCATCTAAGCGTTCATGATGGTTGATGATCATGTCCAGCATAATAGGCGTGATCCCAGACTCACCTTTACTCAACCCCAACGACTGTGCCACATGTTTTTTGACCGCACGATACTCAAGATCGGTAAAATTACCCGGCTTATTGATCAGCCCCTGCGGTAACTTAGCGTGACCAATGTCATGTAACATCGCCCCCATGGCTAACTGTTCAATAATGTGATGTTGCAAACCGAGATGCTTGGCAAATACGGTGATCAGAATTGCGCAATTGGTCATATGACGCCAATTGTAGGCATCTTTGTCTTTGATCCGAGTTAAAATCGCCATCGCATTTGAATTACGAAGTACCGAATCTACGATGTCTTTACTTACCTCATTGATGAGGCTCATATCGACCTTCAAACCCGATGTAACATCTCCATAGAGGCTTTGGATCTGACGGTTATTTTTTTCAAACTTTTGCATCGCAACCGCAAATTCTTGCTGCAAAGTTTGTTCTTTACTCACCGTTTTGGTTTTGGGTTTTGGCTTGCTGCGAGCGGTGGAAAGGCTACCATCCATGCCATTTTTGGCGACAGGTTCTTCAGGGGCTTGTGGCGCTTCAGTGACCGGTTCTGCTGACGGCTGATATTTCTGTGGTACAGGAATATCACTCTGCGTAAAGTCTATGGTGAGCTCCAGTACCCCTTTATCAATCAGCTTTTGAATGATGGCTTCATCTCTGACCATTCCCCGAGATTTGATCTTAATGCCCGCGTCAGACTTATGCTTGTGAACATTATCCACAAACATTCCTGGTCTAAGATCTTCAATGGGAAGGACAATCTGCATGAATCGCTTACACTACGTAGTTAGCCAATGAATATTAATACCATTGAATGAGGTGAAACACCATCTATTCAGATTAAATTCACACAAAGGTATGGTGAAATTACAACCGCTCAGAAACGCTTGTTATACCAGTTTACTTAATTAAGGGGTTTAATTTGAGGTATTTATGAAGTGTTGCAGGAGGGGAAACCCAACACCGTATACATGCTGGGTTTTATACGATTGCTATTCTTGGAAATAAGTTCCCCAGCCGTCGTATTCAACGCCAGCGTCTAATGCAACCTTTTCTAACTTGTCTACGTCTTCCATGATAACGTCGGTATCCAGTTCGGCTTCTACAACAACATCAAAGCCCCAAATTTTGCCGCCGTCTTCGAGCTCAAGCTCTGCAGGCTCTTCAACATCATAGCCCAATTTAAATGCCGCTAATGCTGCTGCTTCCAGCTTGTCAAAATCCTCACTTACAAAGTGATGTTCTACTTCATAAAGCGTTTCAGGGTTTGAGCCGTCTTCTAGCAATGAAGAAACAATGTCTTCACTTATCTCACGCCAGTTTTCCATTATTTTAATCTCGCTTTTGCATCTAGTTCAGCTATTCTTTGAGCCATTTTAGCATGGATCTGAGCAGCGTGATCCCTTGCTGGCACTTCTGGGTCTAAATATTCTGGCTCTAGTATGTCGATATAGACCTTACCATTATTCCAACGATTGAGCTTTATCTGCTCATGCGTTGAACTCATACATACTGGAATGATAGGCACATTGGCACTCATCGCAGTGTGAAATGCCCCGGTTTTAAATGGTAACAAACCGCGGCCATAGCTTCTGGTTCCTTCAGGGAACATCCAAACCGATAGTTTTGACTCGGTGATTTTTTTTGCTGATTTGGTCAGTGTACCTAAGGCTTTAGAACGATTAGCTCTATCAATCAAAATGTTGCCAGATAGCCAATACATTTGCCCAAAGAACGGGATCCACTTTAAGCTTTTTTTCCCCATGCTGACGGTGTTTTTTGGCACCACGGCCGGCAGCGTAAAGAGATCATAATTATTTTGGTGATTTGCAACATACATCGCGGGGACAACATGCTTGGCATTTTCATGCTGTGTAATAACCAACTCAACGCCTATCAACTTTGACATATAGCCATACCATTTGGCTATCGTGTGCACATTGTTAGCATGAAAAGGGCGCACAATACACAATAACAATCCGCAAATACCACTAACAATGATAAACACTGCTAATAAGAGAATTCGTATAATGGCAATCAATTTAACCACTCCAGAATTAAAATCTCGCGCATTATAGTAAAATAAGCGAACACTTGTAAGCTCAAAATGATGATAGTTTTGAGATTGCCAGATGAGTCTCTAGGTATGAGAGTTAAGGTGCTGATCTGTTTATAGAAAATAAAAATGCCGCTGAGTAGCGGCATTTGACACACGATTTATCATTTTTGCAAAATTTAGCTCATTGCGTTTTGCAGCTTTTTCATTGCTGACTTTTCTAGCTGGCGTACACGCTCAGCCGACACGCTGTATTTCTCAGCTAAATCTTGTAGCGTTGCCTTTTCGTCAGCAAGCCAACGTGCACTTACGATATCTTGAGAACGCTCATCAAGCGTTTTCAGTGCTGCAAATAGGCGGTTATGTGACTGCTCTTGCCACTGCTCTTGCTCAACTTCTTCGGCAAGGTCACTACTAGTGTCTGTTAAATACTGTACTGGAGAGAAGTTACCCGCTTGGCTTTCGTCATCATCAGCAGATAGGTCAAAGCCCATATCTTGGCCTGCCATACGAGATTCCATCTCGCGAACTTCTTTCTCACTTACACCAAGCTCGTTTGCAACCGTTGTCACTTCGTCTTGGTTAAACCAACCTAAACGCTTTTTATTTTTGCGCAGATTGAAGAATAATTTACGCTGCGCTTTTGTCGTCGCAACTTTAACAATACGCCAATTCTTTAATACATATTCATGGATTTCTGCTTTAATCCAATGTACCGCAAAAGAAACAAGACGCACACCCACGCTTGGGTCAAAACGCTTAACTGCTTTCATCAATCCAATATTACCTTCTTGGATCAAGTCAGCCTGAGGTAGGCCATAGCCCGAATAACTTTTTGCGATGTGAGCAACGAATCTCAAATGAGACATAATGAGTTGCTTAGCCGCGTTAAGATCCCCTTCTTCCTGAAGACGTGTCGCAAGTTTTTTCTCTTCCTCAGCGCCAAGCATAGGTATTGTGCTTACAGATTGAAGGTAACCTTCAACACTTGCGCTTTGCTGCCCAGTTAGTGCTAATGCGTATAAATCTTTAGTCATGTTTCACCTCAGTGATAAACCGTTTCGTGTATATTTAGCACTCTAACATCTAGAGTGCTAAATGCAATCTACTTTATCTGATTTTTAAAATCAACCTTTTTAGAAGAACTTCAAAAATAAAATGTAACCTACTGAATAATATTGAAAATATTGAATTAACTAGGCTTCTTTTTACGATATTATTTTTTTATGACAGTGCTAAATTTAATTAGTTCTGATTGTTTGAGTGCTAAAATCTGATAGTAATTGGCAATCGACTGCTACACTTTAGCAGTCGATTGGTGTTTGTAGCGTTAAATCATACCTTTTCAGGTTCAATCTCTTTGATATAACGGTGTACAGAAAGAAAAGAGCCTACAAACCCTAAGGTAATCGCAGTGCCAAGTAGCACTAAAAGTTCATTCCCTGCCATTCCCTGAAGCACAAAGTTGCTTTGATATACCCCAACAACCGTAGATACGGCTGACTCCAGCCACCACAACATAAGAGCTACACAGATAAAGGCAACCAAACCACCGACTATGCCATACCATACACCAGTCCAAAGAAACGGAGCCTGAATAAAGGTATTGGTCGCCCCCACCAGTTTTAGCACTTGGATTTCTTCTTTCTTGTCCATGATGGATAAGCGTATGGTATTTCCAATAATCAAGATAACGGCGCTAAGCAATAGAAACCCCACGGTGATCACACTTTCTTTTAGTAACCCCAGTAGTGCATTTAGGCGCTCTAGCCATTCAATATCCAGCTTACCAAACTCGACCTCGCGCTCTTTTTCAAGTTTAGTGAGAAGCTCTGTTGCAGCTTGTGGTTTTCTAAAACGACTAACAGGCGTTACCAGCACAACATTAGGCAGCGGGTTTTCTTCTAAATAGTTAAGCGCCTGACCAAAGCCAGACATAGACTTAAATTCATCCAAAGCTTGGCTTTTACTTATCAGTACTACTTTTTCTATTTCTGGATAGAGTGCAAGCCGCTTCACCAAGGTTTGTGTCTGTGCTTCTGTCATTTCATCTTTAACGAACAATGATATTTCAGATGCCTCTTTAAACCCGCTACTTACCTGCTGTACATTTTTCACTACCACATAAAGCGTCGCGGGCAATGTCAGGCTGAGTCCCAAAACTAGAATAGTCATTAAAGAGGCCATTGGCGTACGCCACATTTCCCCAAGACTCTGTACACCTTGACGAATAATCATCAAACAAAAAAAGTAAAAATGATGAAATACCGACTTTTTACTTTGTTCAGCCTGATTTCCTCGTCCTTTAAACAGCAAACTCATAACGTGTCCTCCGCTAGCGGATCTTGTAGCATCCGTCCTTGATTAAGCGTGAAGCTACGGTATTTCATGCGTGCTATTAACCCCAAATTATGAGTCGCGATAAGAACGGATGTACCACGGCGATTAAATTCTTCAAATAGGTTCAGAATTTCCATCGATAGTTCTGGGTCTAAGTTTCCCGTAGGTTCGTCTGCAAGCAGCAAAGGCGGTGAGTTAACAATCGCTCTTGCTATGCCAACACGTTGCTGTTCACCTCCAGATAACACACTCGGATGGCACTTTGCTTTATCAAGCAAACCCACCTTGTCCAGAGCGGCATGTACTCTTTTGGTGATCTGTTTATGGTGAGTACCTTCAATAACTAAAGGTAGTGCGACGTTATCAAATACGCTGTAACGTTCGAGTAGGCGGTGGTTTTGAAAAATAATCCCAATATCTCGGCGAACAAAAGGAACCTGCCGGTTAGATACCGTATTGAGATCGACACCATTAATGTAGACACGGCCTGCTGATGGCCTTTCCATCACGCTAACCAACTTTAATAATGTACTTTTACCAGCGCCACTGTGGCCGGTTAAAAATGCGAGTTCTCCATTTGCAAGTTCAAAGCTCACTTTTTCCAGCGCTTTGTGCCCACCAGGATAAGTTTTGCTCACTTGCTCAAATTTAATCATGTTGGCCTCTTATACTTATTTTAACCATGACACTCAGTCCGTGGCATTGTAGCAATTCGGCAATCGAATAAAGCGGGCAAATTTGCCCGCTTTATTGCAACTGATGTCTCTATTTATTCTTGACTGAACAATGCCTCGATAAAATCATCACTCTTAAAGGTGCGTAAGTCATCAATGCCTTCACCTACACCTATATATCGAATTGGCACCTTAAACTGATCCGCCACAGCAAAGATAACCCCACCTTTGGCTGTACCATCAAGCTTAGTTAACGTGATACCAGTTAAGCCAACTGCTTGATTAAACAGTTTTACCTGACTAATCGCATTCTGACCAGTTCCGGCATCAATCGTCAACATCACTTCATGTGGCGCGTCTGGGTCTAACTTTTTCATTACTCGAGCAATCTTCTCAAGCTCTTGCATTAGGTTATCTTTATTTTGTAATCGACCCGCTGTATCCGCTATTAATACATCGATATTTCTCGCTTTAGCGGCTTGGAAGGCATCAAATACCACCGACGCAGAATCAGCACCTGTGTGCTGGGCAACAACAGGGATACTATTTCTTTCACCCCATACCTGCAACTGCTCTACCGCAGCCGCGCGGAAAGTATCGCCAGCCGCCAACATGACGGATTTACCTTCGCTTTGAAACTGTTTGGCAAGCTTACCGATTGTCGTCGTTTTACCAACGCCATTTACGCCGACCATTAAGATAACGAAAGGTTTCTTGTCGGCAGGGATCTCAAGCGGTTGCTCTGCCGTTTTTAAGATCTCTGACATTTCTTTTTTCATTAGGTCATATAAAGCTTCACCGTCTTTTAACTGCTTTCTATCAGCAGCATCAGTCAGGTTATCTATCAGCTTCATTGTGGTTTCAACACCAATATCAGCCGTTAGCAATTGCGTTTCTAGATCTTCGAACAGCTCATCATCGATTTTTTTGCCTTTGAATACCGAAGCAAAGCCTGAGCCGATATTGGCCTTGGTTTTCAACAAGCCTTTTTTAAGGCGGGAGAAGAAACCTTCTTTTTTCGGCTTTTCTTGTTCTTGAGCTAATTGAGCCTGACGTTCTGCTTCTTCACGTTCAGCTTGTTCTTTAGCTAACTGTGCCTGACGTTCGGCTTCTTCACGCTCAGCTTGCTCTTTTGCTAATTGTGCCTGACGTTCCGCTTCTTCACGCTCGGCTTGTTCTTTAGCCAATTGTGCCTGGCGTTCTGCTTCCTCACGCTCAGCTTGTTCTTTCGCAAGTTGTGCCTGACGTTCTGCTTCCTCACGCTCAGCTTGTTCTTTAGCCAATTGTGCCTGACGTTCTGCTTTCTCACGCTCAGCTTGTTCTTTCGCAAGTTGTGCTTGACGTTCCGCTTCTTCACGCTCAGCTTGTTCTTTCGCTAATTGCGCCTGACGTTCTGCTTCCTCACGCTCAGCTTGCTCTTTTGCTAATTGTGCCTGACGTTCTGCTTCTTCACGCTCGGCTTTCTCTTTTGCTAATTGTGCCTGACGTTCTGCTTCCTCACGCTCAGCTTGTTCTTTCGCTAATTGCGCCTGACGTTCTGCTTCTTCACGCTCGACTTGCTCTTTTGCTAATTGTGCCTGACGTTCTGCTTCCTCACGCTCAGCTTGCTCTTTTGCTAATTGTGCCTGACGTTCCGCTTCTTCACGCTCGGCTTGCTCTTTTGATAACTGTGCCTGGCGTTCTGCTTCTTCATGCTCAGCTTGTTCTTTAGCTAACTGTGCCTGACGTTCGGCTTCTTCACGCTCAGCTTGTTCTTTCGCTAATTGCGCCTGACGTTCTGCTTCTTCACGCTCGACTTGCTCTTTTGCTAATTGAGCCTGACGTTCCGCTTCTTCACGCTCGGCTTGTTCTTTCGCTAATTGTGCCTGACGTTCTGCCTCTTCACGCTCGGCTTGTTCTTGAGCTAATTTTGCTTGACGTTCTGCTTCCTCACGCTCAGCTTGTTCTTTCGCTAATTGTGCCTGACGTTCTGCCTCTTCACGCTCGGCTTGTTCTTGAGCTAATTTTGCTTGACGTTCTGCTTCCTCACGCTCAGCTTGTTCTTTCGCTAATTGCGCCTGACGTTCTGCTTCCTCACGCTCAGCTTGCTCTTTTGCTAATTGAGCCTGACGTTCTGCCTCTTCACGCTCAGCTTGCTCTTTCGCTAACTGTTCTTGGCGTGCCGCTTCCTCACGCTCAGCTTGTTCTTTTGCTAACTGTTCTTGGTGTTCAGCTTCTTGTTGCTCTTTATCGGATTTACCAAAGCCCAACCAAGATAAAAATTTGTTTTTCTTTCCCATATTCACTTATGACCGTGTTAGATAAATTGCATAAACCCAAAGCAAAATGTTGATGATCTTGCTACCATACTCGAAAACGCCAATCCGCATCAGCTTATTGCTTTTACTTGGATTGATATCACACTTAATTTTGGGCTCGAAAGGCAAGCCGAGGATGGCAACCTTAGTGCTTAGACAAAATTGCGTGCAAGTGTACCATGTTCCGTAAGGATGAAAAATCCTGACACCAAGAACCTTTAATAAAGAAGCAAATTACGTCGCTATGAGAAAATCTAAGCCTAAGTCAAATACCAAACAGTCTGGTTTCATCCGCCTGATCAGTGGTAAGCATAAAGGTCGCAAGTTACCAGTTCATGATGTTGTGGGATTAAGACCAACAACAGATAGAATGAAAGAAACCGTTTTTAATTGGCTCATGCAGGACGTAAGAGACGCAAAAGTACTCGATTGCTTTGCCGGTGCTGGCAGTCTAGGATTTGAGGCGATTTCACGCTTTGCAGCAAGCGGAACCTTTATCGAACTGGATAAAACCGCGGCGACGCAGCTTAGCAATAATGCAACTTTACTCAAACTGGATAACGTTGAAATCATTAATACCGACGCGTTAACCATGCTGGCAAATAACCTTAAGCAACAACAATATGACTTGGTTTTTATTGACCCACCCTTTCGCAAAGGGCTTGTGACTCCTTGTTGTGACTTACTTGAGTCACAATCTTGGCTCAGCGAAGACGCACTCATCTATGTTGAATTTGAACAAGAGGCACAACCTGACACACCAGAAAATTGGCAAGTGATTAAAGAAAAGCATGCAGGACAAGTGATCTGCCGCCTTTATCAACGCTGAAATTCCCTCATAAAGAATGAAAAAACAGCCGTTAGCGTATGACATGACAGGGCTGGTGTTTTTAGCTATAATTTAGGCTTTACATGCGGTCTTGCTTCAGATTACAATACCGCACCATTTTTGAACCAATTGGCTAGTTTTTAGCCAGATAGAGCTAAGCTCATTAATTAGGTAGGTGAATTTTTAATGCCAGTAATTAAAGTAAGAGAAAACGAGCCGTTTGACGTTGCACTACGTCGTTTCAAACGTTCATGTGAAAAAGCAGGTATCCTTTCTGAAGTTCGTCGTCGCGAGCACTACGAGAAGCCAACTGCTGAGCGTAAGCGCAAAAAAGCTGCAGCGGTTAAGCGTCACATGAAGAAGCTTTCTCGCGAAAACGCACGTCGCGTTAAATTATACTAATCAGTATTGGTCTTGTATCAATGAGCTTATTAGTTACGCTAAAAGACGCGCAAAAAGAAGCGATGAAAGCCAAAGAGAAACTTCGTCTTGGCGCGATTCGTGCGGTACTTGCTGAAATTAAACAGCGAGAAATCGACAACCAAACTACACTAGACGACGCAGGCATTACTGCGGTTTTAGTTAAGTTGGTTAAGCAGCGTCGCGATTCTTATACCCAGTATAAAGATGCAGGGCGTGAAGACTTAGCTGATATCGAAGCTAACGAAATTAGCGTACTTGAGACATTCCTTCCTAAGCCACTTAGCGAAGATGAAATTGTCGAGCTAATTGATGCCGTGATTGCACAAACTGGTGCGTCAGGCATGCAAGACATGGGCAAAGTAATGGGTGCGATTAAAGCAGAAGCTGAAGGTCGCGCTGATATGGGTAAAGTCTCTGGTTTAATTAAGCAAAGACTTACCGCTTAAGCCCACATACAATTGTATGATTGATAAGTGAACCGAGCCTAGTGCTCGGTTTCTTCGTTTTAGGCGTCATGTGTACCAATGCAGTACTGATAAAATATCTCACTTGAATTAAGTTGATTTTTTCTTGTTGCTACTTGATATAATGCGCTCACTCACTAGTACAACTTCGGAACATAAATGAAAGGCAAAATCCCTAGACAGTTTATTGATGACTTGCTCGCAAGAGCGGACATTGTCGAGCTCATAGACGGTCGTGTGGGATTGAAAAAGGCAGGAAAAGACTATCAAGCCTGCTGTCCATTTCACAATGAGAAAACACCTTCATTTACCGTGTCACGTGATAAACAGTTTTACCATTGCTTCGGCTGTGGTGCTAATGGCAACGCGATATCCTTCTTAATGGAATACGATAAGCTTGAGTTTGTCGATGCTATTGAAGAATTAGCCGCCCTATTAAACTTAGAAGTACCACGCGAAAATGCCCCGCAAGGGCCACAGCGTTCAATGGAAGAAAAAAAGTCTGACTATGACTTAATGCTCCAAGCCGCTAAGTTTTATCAGCACCAGTTAAAACACCATAGCAATGCCACTCAAGTAATTGACTACGTAAAAGGGCGCGGACTGAGTGGCGAAACTGTCCAAAAGTTTATGATTGGTTATGCACCACCTGAGTGGGAGTCATTGTGTAATCAAATAGCCCGCAAGCCTGAGCACAAACAACAGCTGCTCGATTTGAAATTAGCATCAGAAAAGTCAGCTGGCCGTCAATTTGACTTCTTCCGCGATCGCTTGATGTTCCCTATTCGTGATAAACGCAGTCGTGTCATCGCATTTGGCGGAAGGATAATGGGTGCAGATCAAGGCCCAAAATATCTAAACTCGCCTGAAACACGCATTTTCCATAAAAGTTTCGAGCTTTATGGTTTTTATGAAGCTAAACAGGCCCATAAGCAATTAGATAAAGTCTTGATTGTGGAAGGTTATATGGACGTCGTTGCCTTAGCAGAAAAAGGCATTGATTACGCCGTTGCCGCATTAGGCACTGCAACCACAGCTGAACACATGCAAACTTTGTTTCGTAATACCGACAGAGTGATCTGCTGCTACGACGGTGATAGAGCTGGCCGCGATGCAGCTTGGCGTGCACTTGACCATGCTTTACCTAACTTAAAAGACGGTAAGTCTCTACAGTTTGTCTTTTTACCTGATGGTGAAGATCCAGACTCATTGGTACAGCAAGAAGGCAAAGATGCCTTTGAAGCACGGCTGGAAACAGCAAGCGATTACACGCAAGTATTGTTTACCAAATTACGTGAGCAATGCGATCTTACAAATGATGCAGGCAAATCCAAGCTGCTTACCGATGCCATTCCACTGATCAGCAAAATACCCAGTGACTACTACCAAGAGAGTTTGTTAACCACCTTAGCCAGGTTAATTGGTCGTACTCGTGAGCAGCTTAGTGCAAAATTGGCAAGTAACAAACAGCAGAATAAAATTGAGCGCCAATTTAAAGTCACGCCGATGCGTCGAGCGATTGGCTTACTGCTCCAACATCCACAGCTTGCGCAAACGGTTGAGTATATGCCTGAACTCGGTGAAATGGCGATCCCTGGTATTCAACTGCTGCTGAGCTTACAAATGTTATGTCACGATAACCCGCAAATAAATACAGCGCAGTTACTTGAACATTATCGCGACCAAGCTGAATTCGATGCCTTGAAAAAGCTTGCGGTGTGGCAACATGGCGTTGCTGAAGATAGGCTAGAAGACGAATTTAAAAATACTTTTCAATTTATTGAAGATCAGTGTTTAAATTATCGCCTAGAGACCCTATTAATAAAGGAGAAAACCGAAGGCCTAACAAATGATGAGCGGCTAGAATGCGCACTCCTTACCCAAGCGCTTAAACAGTAGAAGTTCTAGTCAATAGCAATTTTCGGTGCTATAATGTTCTATTCACTGCGTCATCAAAATTTAGCTGTTAAATAGCTGGCGCCTGTTGTATCAACTTTTCAGAGTGGAAGCAAATTTCTCTATGGATCAATCTCCTCAGTCACAACTCAAACTTCTGATTCAGAAAGGTAAAGAGCAAGGTTATTTAACTTTTGCAGAAGTTAACGATCATCTTCCACAAGACATCATAGACTCAGATCAGGTAGAAGATATCATCAGCATGATCAACGACATGGGTATTCAGGTCTCTGAAAATGCGCCTGATGCTGATGAGTTGATGATGCAAGAAACAACAACAGATGAGGATGCTGCGGAAGCAGCGGCTGCGGCATTAGCAACAGTAGAAAAAGAAATTGGCCGCACAACTGACCCTGTTCGTATGTATATGCGTGAAATGGGTACGGTTGAACTTCTAACTCGTGAAGGCGAAATCCAAATCGCTAAGCGTATTGAAGAAGGGATCAACCAAGTACAGATTTCTGTTGCAGAATATCCTGAAGCTATTACTTACCTGCTAGAGCAATGGGACAAGTACGAAGCAGAAGAAATGCGCCTAAGCGACATCGTTTCTGGTTTCTTTGATCCTAATGCTATCGAGGAAGACGAAGCGCCAATTTCAGCAACACACATCGGTTCTGAGCTAAGTGATGAAGACTTAGATGACGAAGATGATGATGAAGATGATGACGATGATGACTCAGAAGAAGGCGATTCAGGTCCAGATCCTGAAGAAGCTCGTGAGCATTT
Coding sequences within it:
- the ftsY gene encoding signal recognition particle-docking protein FtsY codes for the protein MGKKNKFLSWLGFGKSDKEQQEAEHQEQLAKEQAEREEAARQEQLAKEQAEREEAERQAQLAKEQAEREEAERQAQLAKEQAEREEAERQAKLAQEQAEREEAERQAQLAKEQAEREEAERQAKLAQEQAEREEAERQAQLAKEQAEREEAERQAQLAKEQVEREEAERQAQLAKEQAEREEAERQAQLAKEQAEHEEAERQAQLSKEQAEREEAERQAQLAKEQAEREEAERQAQLAKEQVEREEAERQAQLAKEQAEREEAERQAQLAKEKAEREEAERQAQLAKEQAEREEAERQAQLAKEQAEREEAERQAQLAKEQAEREKAERQAQLAKEQAEREEAERQAQLAKEQAEREEAERQAQLAKEQAEREEAERQAQLAKEQAEREEAERQAQLAKEQAEREEAERQAQLAQEQEKPKKEGFFSRLKKGLLKTKANIGSGFASVFKGKKIDDELFEDLETQLLTADIGVETTMKLIDNLTDAADRKQLKDGEALYDLMKKEMSEILKTAEQPLEIPADKKPFVILMVGVNGVGKTTTIGKLAKQFQSEGKSVMLAAGDTFRAAAVEQLQVWGERNSIPVVAQHTGADSASVVFDAFQAAKARNIDVLIADTAGRLQNKDNLMQELEKIARVMKKLDPDAPHEVMLTIDAGTGQNAISQVKLFNQAVGLTGITLTKLDGTAKGGVIFAVADQFKVPIRYIGVGEGIDDLRTFKSDDFIEALFSQE
- the rsmD gene encoding 16S rRNA (guanine(966)-N(2))-methyltransferase RsmD, whose protein sequence is MRKSKPKSNTKQSGFIRLISGKHKGRKLPVHDVVGLRPTTDRMKETVFNWLMQDVRDAKVLDCFAGAGSLGFEAISRFAASGTFIELDKTAATQLSNNATLLKLDNVEIINTDALTMLANNLKQQQYDLVFIDPPFRKGLVTPCCDLLESQSWLSEDALIYVEFEQEAQPDTPENWQVIKEKHAGQVICRLYQR
- the rpsU gene encoding 30S ribosomal protein S21; this encodes MPVIKVRENEPFDVALRRFKRSCEKAGILSEVRRREHYEKPTAERKRKKAAAVKRHMKKLSRENARRVKLY
- a CDS encoding GatB/YqeY domain-containing protein, whose protein sequence is MSLLVTLKDAQKEAMKAKEKLRLGAIRAVLAEIKQREIDNQTTLDDAGITAVLVKLVKQRRDSYTQYKDAGREDLADIEANEISVLETFLPKPLSEDEIVELIDAVIAQTGASGMQDMGKVMGAIKAEAEGRADMGKVSGLIKQRLTA
- the dnaG gene encoding DNA primase, with the protein product MKGKIPRQFIDDLLARADIVELIDGRVGLKKAGKDYQACCPFHNEKTPSFTVSRDKQFYHCFGCGANGNAISFLMEYDKLEFVDAIEELAALLNLEVPRENAPQGPQRSMEEKKSDYDLMLQAAKFYQHQLKHHSNATQVIDYVKGRGLSGETVQKFMIGYAPPEWESLCNQIARKPEHKQQLLDLKLASEKSAGRQFDFFRDRLMFPIRDKRSRVIAFGGRIMGADQGPKYLNSPETRIFHKSFELYGFYEAKQAHKQLDKVLIVEGYMDVVALAEKGIDYAVAALGTATTAEHMQTLFRNTDRVICCYDGDRAGRDAAWRALDHALPNLKDGKSLQFVFLPDGEDPDSLVQQEGKDAFEARLETASDYTQVLFTKLREQCDLTNDAGKSKLLTDAIPLISKIPSDYYQESLLTTLARLIGRTREQLSAKLASNKQQNKIERQFKVTPMRRAIGLLLQHPQLAQTVEYMPELGEMAIPGIQLLLSLQMLCHDNPQINTAQLLEHYRDQAEFDALKKLAVWQHGVAEDRLEDEFKNTFQFIEDQCLNYRLETLLIKEKTEGLTNDERLECALLTQALKQ